In Candidatus Poribacteria bacterium, the genomic window AAAAATAAATAGACACTTTCGCCCCCCGGTAGGGGCGGTTTCCAACCGCACCCGTTTGGAATGTCTCATTAATTCTAAGATCCACATAAGTAATAGCACAATTCGGAGTGAGCGGGAGTAAATCAAAGACTTACCAAGCGAAACCCATCATTGCACATCTATATCCAACGGTCATCAACGATCATATCTGGGGTAGCCTGCGTATTTGGAGACGAGTTCAGGGGGATATTGTCGATCCAATTTATTGGCTTTTCTCTGCAAAGCCTTGGATTTGGAGAGTTGTGCCTTCAGTTTGTCTGCTAGCACCTTCATGGCTGCTCTTCCCTCTGGTGTCTCAATAAAACTGTTAGGGTCATCAAAATCACGGGATATAAACGGCTCAATCTCCTGATGCAGTTTGCGAGACTCCCAGAACAATCTATCCCATTCCGCATCAAGTGCATCGCGTTTTTCATAGTAGCTATCCCAATCCCGGAAGTCATTCGCGTCAGGAACACCGAACACACCGAGACCCGTCAACAGCAGTACCACAGCGAAAAGTAGCACGATAGTAAAACCGAGCATCTGTAGGGTGGAACTTCGTCTGTTCACGCGTTATCCTTCTCCCATCCGATTAAACCTAATATACAAAGAATGTAATCAGGTCAATCTCCACCCATCGGCCGATACGGGTCAATAAAACGATTGTCCGCATCCTTGCGCCGTGGTGGAGGCAAGGCATCCACTTTACCGCGCAACCCCGCAAGTGCTTCCGCATAGGCAGGACTGTCAATCAGGTTGTTGCATTCATCGGGATCGTTCGACAAATCGAATAACTGCTCGGGCCAACCAGCACCATTATCGAAACGGAAATACTTCAAACTATCCTGCTTGACCATCACGGACGGACCATTATGGACGCGCCAAAGTTCGCTATAGACTGTATTCTGCCAGCCATCGGCGGATCCTTCGACGAGTGGCACAAGCGAGCGTCCGTCAAGTTCCTCCGGTGCTGGGATATCAACCAGATCGCATAGCGTCGGAAACAGATCTACCAACGACACATTTTGTTCGATGACCTGCGGTTCACGCCCAAACCGTTTTGGATACCAGATGGAAAACGGCACACGCGCCGACGCCTCAAAAAAACTCTGTTTTTCCCACAACCCTTTCGTGCCGAGCATCTCGCCGTGATCCGACAGGAAAACGATGATGAAATCGTCGAGAACATTAAGATGTTCCAGTTTTTCAATAACGCGACCAAATTGCTGATCCATCCAGTCGATCATGCCGTAGTAAGCAGCAGTGGCACGGTGCGCTTGGCGATGGGTCACATCCTCACCAAACCGAACCTTGAAAAAATCGTTACACTCAAACTTATCGTTCGGCTCCTCAATAATCGGCTCGACACGCTGCATGTAGTAGGTAAACAGGTCGAGTGGACACTGATACGGGTAGTGCGGACACCAAAGGCTCATCGCCATGCACAGCGGATTCGGCGTGTACCGATCGTATGAGGCGTCCACGAAATACTCCTCAAGGAACAGCAACGCACCATCTACAGCGTACTGGTCGTGGAGCATCCAGTATCCCATCCCGGGCTGGGCGTCACGAATCTCTTGGATAACTTTGTTCTGTTTAGAACCGGTGCCCGGCTCTCGCTGAAATTGGGCGGAATGTTCATCATCAACAACTGGATAAGGGTAGCCGTTATCACCCACAATATCACGACCAACTCGTTCCCGCCAACCGTGCATAACATCTTTGCCGACAAAGTGCATCTTCCCCGCGGCGCACGAGTAGTAGCCGTAGTTACCGAGATGCCCCGGAATGGTTCGGACTTCGGTCGGCATCGGATCGCCAAAGTTGAGGCTACCACAGTTACGTGGATAGAGTCCAGAGATAAAACTCTGCCGCGCCGGCACACAGATCGGCGAAGGCGTATACGCATTGCGAAAGTAAGTCCCCTCGTTGATAAATCGATCCAACGTAGGGGTGCGAACCTGCCCGTCGCCTTCAACCGGCAAAACGTCAGGACGATGTTCGTCGTTGATCAGTAGCAGGACATGGGGTTTTTGCTGAGACATACCGCTCCTTATGTAATCTGAGGGGTGCTCATAATTATTATCTGAATCAGGATTTCCACCATTGAAGCATTTTCAGGATAGAATATCTGGTGCGTGAAAGCAGCAAAAGGGGCATCGCTTCATTTAGCCCCAGTTGCTTTGAATCCTGATATATCGGGGCGGGGCGACATGTTATAGCACACAGAGATCAACAAACAACCAAAACCCCAGAGGGGCGGCATGTTTATAGCACACAGAACAAACAAGCACATCAAAGCCCCAGCGGGGCGACATGTTTATAGCACTAGGTGTCAAGCGCGCTTACGCCGCCAAAATCCGCTCATACACGCGCATCCGTTCACCCTCTGTCTCCTCTGGATCCACCAGCTTGAGCCACACAGCCTGATCCGGACGCTCACCGCTGAGTTGATGGACAGCACCCGCTTGATCCGGGTGCGGACCGCTCCAGACAACGTCCCCATCTTGCAGATAGATAAATGAACCAGCGTGACGATCTACTAACTTTTCTTGGTTATCTCGATAAAACAACGCCTGCTGGCACGCGGTTTGACGCAGGCTTGCGATTTTTTCACTGGGGTCCATCTTCTCTGAGTCAAACTCAGCAAGCGGAGGCTGCAGCTCTCCCATGTCAAAGTCGATCTCCTCCAGATTCACTGTCCCAAAGCCGTGTTCCGCAGCCACAGCAATCGGGCTTCGATCACGGCGGAAAGGCGGATTGGGCCAATCGAGGCGCGGGTCAGTACCCATAAGGTAACTGCCGCAAGCATCCGTAGCAATCACATGGTCACCGGCAATCAACGCATCACAGATACGCCCATCTCCGCCCCACTCCCGTCTCGCTTGCCCCGTCAAGCCATCAATGATGTTGAGACAAGGTTGAGTAATCAGACCGAGGTCCGGCAGGACGTATGACAGCCGGATAACGTGATGAAAGTAGGTTCTCACCCGACCGTGGGGCTGTATGGGAGGCAAACCAAAAAGGTTTTTCAGACACAGCGTTATGCCCATAAAGGCGTGATTTTTCATCTTAGCGATCGAGATAAAAGCATCCGCTTCGCCAATCGAGGCGGAAAGCTGATATTCAGAGAACATCGTACCACCACCGGGCACCTTGTACTGCGTAAAGGGCGGATCACCGGCTTCAACATAAGGAATATCGAACTCCTCGAAGATTGGGCGCATATTAAAATCGTCGCCGGGACGCTGCCCCACTGGCACCATGCTGGTATCAAGCACGAAGATATGTGCGTCAGTGCGCTCTCGCAGCAAACGGAGCGAAGCACGGAGAACATCGTCGTCAACCAACTCCTGCCGTCGTCCTCCAATGCGACGGATATTATCCGTACGCATCTGCATGTTCACCTTGATACCGATTTTGCGGGCTTTCTCGATCTTCTCCCATGAACGCGTCAGGGGAGCAGTGATTGCCTTAAGCCTTTCGTAAATCTCCTCCTGCGAGGCTTTGTGACTACAGTGAATCGCACGAACTTTGTACGCTTTATCTTCGGACATATTGAAATCTCCTATTTGATTGTAAATCGTAGACGTTGAAATACAGAGTTACGAAATTATCCCTTCTTCCTTCATGCTGATATAACACCCGTCCCCGATAATAACATGATCTGTCACCCGGATATCAAGCAACTTTCCCGCTTCGACCAACTGCCGTGTCGCATTAATATCTTCCGGGCTTGGTGCGGGATCGCCGGATGGATGATTATGCACAAGGATAATCGATGCTGCTGCCTCTTCTATTGCAAACCGAAAAACTTCACGAGAGTGAACGATGCTTGCATTTAAGCCACCCTCGAAGATACGGCGCTGCTTGGTCACATAGTTCTTCGTGTCAAGGCAAAAGACGTGGAGCTCCTCCTTTCGTAGATCTCGCATTGAGGGCATCGCCATTCGTGCAACATGCACAACATCGCTGGGGGAACTAATCTGGGGTTTCTCTTCAAGAAAAGCCGCCATCCGTCGTCCCAACTCAAAAGCTGCTCTGATTTGACCCACCTTCACCGTGCCCATCCCTTTGATACCTTCTGCAATCTGTATCTCACTATTATCTGCCAATCGCTTCAAGTTGCCATCGTACTTCTGAAGCAGCTGCTCTGCGACCTGAACGACTGTTGCAGTGCCCGTTCCGGTACGAATAATAATTGCGATTAGTTCTGATGTTTTAAGTGCCTGCGGACCGTACTTGTAAAGTCTTTCGAGCGGTCGTTCATCTTCGGGCAGGTCTTTTAGCCGAAGCCGGTATTCCGTCGTTTCCATCATCACGTCCTTTAATAGCGATCTTCTGTAGAATCCCATCCTTATTAGATCAAAAACACAATAAGTGGTTATTAGTTCATTTAACGCGAAGAACGCAAAGAAAAGACTTTTTATCGTTTTTCTCTCTGCACTCTGTGTCTCTGCAGTAGGTTTGAATTAGTAACGACCCGTAAGGCAGATTATACCAAAATAAGAAGAGGAAGGCAATAATTATGCGCAGTTGATTCAGCTTTTTTGTTAGAAATTTCCTATGTCTAAGCCATACTCTCATGAGGATTTTCTGCTTTTTGTGTTGATGTTTGCCTACTGATGTGATAGAATACAAATGTACTTATACGATGAACCATTTGATAGACTCATACTTTTGCCAGCTAACACTTTCTCATGTCTCGGCCATTTCTCGATTTGTCTTGGGTGACCAAGCGCTAGCCGGTCCGACACGACTCTCTTTCCAGCGACCGTTACAATCTCACGAAGCCTGTCAATTCAAGAAAATGTTAGCAACCGAATACTCCAAATATTGGGAACGTTCTTTTAGGGAAATTTTCCCGCGCTTCTCCTACGGCAAAAGAAATTAATTCTGAAATACCATCCAATACGACTGAGACCAGAACGATAGAAAGCGACCCGAAACGATACCAGAAGACGATTTCCGGCTATTTGACGACCTCGAAGAAGAAATTGAGGACGATGATGATCAGGTGGGCACCCCTCGTTCCTTGATGCTAGTCGATCGGCTCATTTATGCAACCCACGAGAATGATCGTCGGCGACCACTACTGTTTCAACTTCGGCGGGCGATTGTGGAAGATGAAATGACCTTCCAAGAGGCGCGAGAAGCCATCGTTGAAATGCAGGAAACAATCGAAAAGTTGACTTCTCCGGCGAATCGAATTGGAACGCTGCTGGGGCTTCCAAAAAAGGAGGTTGCCCATGTTATTATTGGCGGATCTGAATACTATGCGAATATTGACCCACAATTGGATGCCGCAGCGCTGAAGATCGGTTTTAGCGTGCTCCTTAATGATGCTTATGTCATTGTCGGTGAGCTAGGGTACAACACCTCTGGATCGATTGCAAAAATCGTTGATTTGATGCCCGATGGACGGTTGCGCGTTGGCGGTGAGCCCGCCGGATTACAATCAATTATTTTACAACGCTCCACCGATTTAGCCAATGCAAAGCTCAAAGTCGGTGACGAAATTCGCATGGACCCGAACTCCAAAGTAGCACTAGAACGCCTAGAAGTACAAGAAGCACAGGATTACTATCTCGAAGCCGTGCCAGACCTTCCTTGGTCGAAAGTAGGTGGACTGGACGATACCATTCAACTCATCAAAGATACCATCGAACTACCAATTTTACACCCGGAACTCTTCGATAAGTTCCAATACGCGCCCCCGAAAGGCTTTCTCCTACACGGTCCTCCGGGCTGTGGGAAAACACTCATCGGAAAGGCAACAGCGCACAACCTGACGCAACGACTGAGCGCAGAGGAAGGAGTCGAGGTAGAAGGCAGTTTCCTGCACATCAAGGGTCCCGAAATCTTGAATATGTGGCTTGGCGAGTCGGAGCGTAAAGTCCGTGAAATCTTCCAGATAGCGCGTGAAAAGAGTAAAGAAGGTTATCTGCCTTTCGTATTCATCGATGAGGCAGAATCGATCTTAGGAACGCGCCGTTCATTCCGTTCCCATAATATTTCTAACACCGTTGTCCCAATGTTCTGCGCCGAGATGGACGGAATTGAATCCTTGCAAGACGTCGTAATTATCCTCGCAACGAACCGCCCGGATCTCATTGATCCTGCGATTTTACGCCCCGGGCGAATTGATCGGAAGATTAAAGTCACCCGTCCCGATAAAGAAGCATCAAGGGCGATTTTCCGTATTTATCTCACACCAGATTTACCACTCCATCCAGGACTTCTTGATGCACACAACGGCGATACAGAAGCAGCAGTTTCTCACCTCATTGATCAGGTCTGCGATGAACTGTTCCAGCGAGATGAAAATAACAAGTTTTTAGAGGTTACCCTGCGAAGTGGTCGCCGCGATGTTATGTACCGTGGCGATCTATGTAGCGGTGCTATTGTCGATTCCATTGTTCAACGCGCAAAAGAGTCCGCAATCAAACGTGCGATAGAAGGCACTGAGGAGGCGGTGGGACTTCGGGTTGAAGACCTGTTGGAAGGCGCATTGGCAGAATATCGCGAGAACGACATCTTCCCTCCGACAGACAGCGTCGAGGATTGGCTTAAGCTGCTCGATTACGATCCAGAAAACGTTGTCAAAGTGACCCCAATCCGTCCGGAGAAATCAACTCGTAGAAAAGCCGCAAGCAGTGTGATTTAGGATGAAGCGTTTATGCAAAGACTTTTTGGAATCGAAACTGAATACGGAATCACGCTAGAATCAGAGGAACACGTTGATCCCGTCAGCCAATCTGTCGAATTGATTAAGAGCTACCGGCAGGATGATTTTCGACCAATGTGGGATTATAGCGGCGAGGATCCATTCCAAGACGAGCGTGGCTTCCGTGCAAAAACTTTGCAGGAGCACCCCGACGAGCGGGAACATCAGGCAGCCGATCGTCAGCGAAACCTGTCCTTCGTCGAAATCAAAAGCGATCTGATTTTGACCAATGGTGCCCGTTTATACAACGACCATGCCCATCCCGAATACTCCACGCCAGAATGTCGCAGCCTTTTTCAATTGGTCGCCCACGATAAAGCAGGAGAGCGGATACTGCAGCAGTGTGCAATCAGGCGAAGCGAAAAATTGGGAAAACGTGTCCTGTTATACAAAAACAACACCGACTTTCATGGACACAGTTACGGCTGCCACGACAATTACCTAATGGAACGGGCTATTCCCTTTGATGACCTCAAAGCGAGTATTATGCCATTTTTTGTGACACGACAGATTTTTGCAGGGACAGGCAAGGTAGGAATCGAAACCGAATCAGGATTGACCTCCGCAGGCTTTTTCCAAATAGCACAACGGTCCGATTTTTTTCATGTCGAAGTCAGCGTTGATACAATGCACAACCGTCCAATTGTGAATACACGCGATGAACCCCACGCTGATCCAGCAAAATACCGAAGACTACACGGTATCGTCGGTGATGCCAATATGTCAGAGTATGCAACGGCACTCAAGATCGGCACAACCGCACTCGTTATCGATCTCATTGAACAGAAGCGCGTCCCCGGTTGGTTTACCTTGCAGGATCCGCTTCACGCGATTAAAGAAATCTCCCGTGACCAGACCTATCAATGGCGGTTTAAATTAGCCAACGGTAAGAGCATCTCCGCAATCGATCTGCAGCGCGAATACCTCGCGTTAGCTCAAAAGCACCTCAACCCACAAAGTGGTGATACCGATTGGGTCCTCACCGAATGGGAATCTACTCTCGATAAGCTTGAAAAAGATCCAATGGAACTCACTGATCGATTGGATTGGGTCGCCAAGAAATGGCTGCTGGAAACGTTCATTGACGAAGAGAGACTCTCGTGGGATGACCCGTGGTTACAGAGCCTCGACCTTGAGTATCACAACATTGATCAAGAAGAGGGGTTATACTATGAACTTGAAACAAGTGGATTGATGCGACGTCTCGTTACTGATCGGCAAATTGAAGTCGCGATCCACAATCCACCCGCTGATACCCGTGCATATTTTCGAGGCAAATCGTTGGACAAATTCCGCCCGCAAATAAAATCGATCCAATGGGATAACGTCACATTTAATACAAAGGGCAAAAAAACCGTCTCAGTGAGCATGAACCAGCTCGCGGATGCAGAGATGGCAGAAAAATACAATCGCATCCTCGATCAGGCGCAGTCGGTCGAAGCGTTAGTTGAAAACTTAAAACTCAGTAACTGAAACCCTTAATTTTTCTTACAGGAGGTTATTACCATGACAGCACAGCATTTGATCCATCTACGCGATCGGATTCAAAGACCGGTGAAACCCGTAGGTCCGGGCGATGGCGAGGACGATGATGGGCCCAAGCGTCCGGATGTCACCAGGCCGGACACGAGAAATTTGGTTCGGCGGATGCGGCGCGTCGATAAAGACCAATCCCGGCGTTACCGCCAACGAACAGGTGAATAATCCATGACAAATCACAAGGGGGATTTCCTCGACCTCTTGAAGGTGCACGATTGCCAGATTCAACTGGATCTGCCCGCAACATCCGCAAATGGGGCCTCGCCTCCGATTCAAGAAACAGAAGGCACCACCGTCCTTGCTGTGCGCTATAAGGAGGGGGTCCTCATCGGCGGAGACCGGCGGGCAACGGCGGGCAACGTTGTCATGTACGATCGCGCAGAAAAGCTGCTGCAGATCGACGAACTCTCCGTCCTTGCGATCGCAGGATCACCCGCAATGGCTTATGAAATGGCGCGAGTTCTCGAACATTCGTTCCAATATTTCCGCCGAAGTCAACTCCAAGAGTTAAGCCTCGAAGGCAAGCTGCGCACGCTCTCCCGCCTAATCCGTGAAAATTTGCCCATGACGCTGCAAGGCATTGGGGGTGTAATACCAATCTACGCCATCTATGATTTGCAAAGCGACGATGAAAACGGTGGCAAAATCTTCTTTTACGACGCGCTTGGTGCACATTTCGAGAGTGCCGATTTCGCGACATCCGGATCCGGCTCTGTGTGGATCCGCGGAATTTTGTTGTATCAGAACCGTTGGGGCGATAAACCACTTGCCGACATGGATGAACAAGAGGCTACTGTTACTGTTTTGCGCCTACTCGATGCAGCAGCAGAATATGACTCAGCAACGAGCGGCTATAACCCGAAATCAAATATCTATCCAACCGTAAAAACGATCACAAAGGACGGAATTCAAGATCTCTCTGTCGAAAGACTCCAAGAGATTTATGCTGAATCTGTAGAAACAACTTATGCTAGATGAACCTTATCGGTGGCTTGAAGCCGTTAATAACCGGCGGAAGTCCCGTCGTCGGGCTAAGATATGATGACGGGCTGTTACTTGTGACCATCGGACGCGGACAACGGAAAATCTTTGAGGTGCATGACCGGATTGCACTCTCAGCTATAGGGCATAGCGCCGATATTGAACGGCTGCGCATGATGGCAACTGATACCGCATCCGTACAAGGTTTTCAGAGTTCAGTTGACGACGTTACCCTCCATCGTCTGACAAATTTCGTGCTTGGACCCACTATCAAACAATCCTTTGAAGCCATCTTTGGCTCCGCCTACATCATTAAAATGCTGTTGGCAGAACTTGGTGCACGCGGTGAAGGGGATGGATTTATCGCCCTGAATTACGATGGTACAGTGCAATCAAATCAAGACAGAGAAGTTATCGGTGGCACCCACGAAGCCGAAACGGCGATGCAGAATTACCTATCCGCTGCTGAAGTATCTGAGTCTTCGCTTACCGCTGCGTTACAGTTAGCCCTAGAAACTTGGGTGGTCGGTTGGGAGTTGGGAGTGCAACAAACAGAGACCGATTCGGATGAGGAGGCAAACGAAGGTTCGGAATTGACGACGGACAAAGAGCGGCTGCACGAAGTCCTTCGAGATGAATTGCAGGCAGGAGAAATCGAAGGGGCGGTATTGGAAACTTCGCGCCGAAGCAATAATAAGTTCCGTCTTCTGACCTCGGATGAGATTGATGCAGCAATCGCAGACTGGCTCTGATATGAGTACGGACAAACCCCAGCTTGTCCTTGAGGCCGAACAGTGAGCAGACGTATTTTTGGTATCGAAACTGAATTTGGATGTATGGCTGACTCGGATGGCTCCCTAGGCTCTTCGGAAGGGACCGCCGCGCTTGTGAGGGATTATATCTTTCACGAGTTGAAACTCGGTATGTCGGATATGCACTACCGAGATTGGGGAGAACCGCCCGGCAACGGCGGTTTTCTGTTCAACGGTGGGCGGCTCTACATCGATATGGGGCATCTTGAGTATGCGACGCCGGAGTGTATTAGCCTCTTTGATCTGATCGCTTACGACAGAGCCATCGAGCAGCTAATCATCACGATCCTCGACGATGTTGGATTGAAAGATGATATCTCCTTCTTCAAAAACAACATTGATCATTTCACAGGCGCGACTTTCGGCTGCCATGAAAACTATCAACTCCGGCGCGACGTTCCCTTCTACAAGGTCGTTATTCCCACGCTGCTGCCGTTCTTTGTTACACGCCAGATTTATGCGGGTGCCGGTCGCGTCGGCGGACACGAAGAGATCCTCGAATTCGGGGATTCCCACCATCGCCGTGACGATTTTGTCGGCTACCAAATCTCTCAACGCGCGGATCACATTGTCACAGAAATTTACGAGTGGATACAGTTCAGTCGGGCAATTATCAACACACGCGATGAACCCCTCGGCGACTACACCAAATATCGACGCCTCCACCTGCTCGTGGGCGATTCAAATATGTCCGAATTTGCAGCGGCTTTGAAGGTTGGAACAACCTCTCTGATACTTGATCTTCTTGAGGAAGGACATCGCCCCCGTGATATGAGTTTAGTCAACCCAGTACACGCCATTAAAGAAATCTCGCGCGATCAGACCTTCCAGTGGATTGTCGAACTGGAATCCGGCGGCACCATCTCAGCGATAGACCTGCAACGCGAATATCTCGATCTCGCACAAAAAGTCCTGAAAGGCAAAGATAACGATACAGATTGGGTATTGACCGAATGGGAATCGGTTTTGGATGACTTGGAGGCGGATCCGGAACGTTTAATCGATCGCGTCGATTGGGTAACGAAGAAATGGCTGCTTGAGGCTTTTATGGAAGAGGAGGGACTGGATTGGACCGACCCGTGGATCGAGAGTCTCGACCTTGAGTATCACCACCTCAATCAAGATAAGGGATTGTTTTACGAACTTGAGCGCGAAGGACATGTGAAACGAGTCACGACGGATGAGCAGATTGAGGCAGCGATCCGGAATGCCCCCGAAAATACAAGAGCAAAAGCCCGCTCCTATGTAATGCGTTATCTGTCCCAACACCGTTTGCCCTGCATCATTGATTGGAACCAAATCTATTTTTCGCACGAAGAACCTTTTGAGATGAAAGATCCCTTCGAGACATACGATGCAGAGGTTGAAGACCTATTGAAGCGGCTCAGTCAACAGCCACGTCCAGCTTCACGGCAGACGCGCATCCGGTTAAGACGAGAGTGAAACGAGGAAACACAAGAAACTTCAGGATAAAAAAGAAACTGAAATCAGCCAAATAGCGATGTCAAAAACATCGCTTTTTTTATGCAATCAAATCAGTGACGGAACCCTAAAATGCAAGCACAAAAGTCATTCAAATCTGGATACGTTAGCATCATCGGCGAGCCAAACGTCGGCAAATCAACCCTGCTGAATGGGCTGATGGGGGAGAAACTCGCAATTGTCACACCAAAGCCACAAACGACACGTAACCGGATCACTGGGATTCTCACAACCGATTCACATCAAATCATCTTCCTAGATACGCCCGGAGTCCTTACCCCCAAATATCGCTTGCACGACCAGATGGTCAAAGCCGCATATACCGCAATCAGAGACGCAGACCTTGTGCTTTATATGATTGATGTGAACCGACTAAACTCCGGCATTGAAGAAAAAATCCTTGATGAACTTAAAAAGGCAGCGCAGCAAGTCATACTCGTAATTAACAAAATCGATCTGATTCCCAGCTCCACACTTTTACCAATTATTGCCAGCTATCAGGAAAAGTTCCCCTTCCTCGAAATCATCCCTATCTCAGCAACAACGGACAACGGCGTATCTCAACTTCACGAGTCAATTGTCAAACACCTTCCCAAAGGTCCTTCCTACTTCCCTCCCGACCAACTCAGTGACTTGCCGGAACGCTTCTTCATCTCGGAAACCATACGGGAGAAGATTTTCCTCAGAACGAATCAGGAGATCCCCTACGCCTCCAGCGTCGTGGTAGAAGAGTTCAAAGAACGTCCAAACGGAAAAATCTATATCAGTGCGATGCTTTATGTTGAGCGACAATCGCAAAAAGGGATCCTAGTTGGGAAAGGTGGTAAAACAATCAAAAGGATTGGGCAACTCGCCCGTGCAGAGATTGAACAGTTTTTGGAGACAACCGTATTTCTAGATTTGCGCGTATCGGTCAAAGCAGATTGGCGACGCGATGAACGAAAGTTGAGGGATATGGGGTATGTCTAAAAAAACAAAAAATGTTACAGAGTTGGGCTTTAGCCCGTAAAGCCCAATGATTTATCTTTGGGATATAAGTTTCGCTTCAGCCGTTTTTGTATTGATTTTGTAGGCTAAAGATGTTATAACTCTTTTGTCTTTCGTAGGGGAATGCTGCACCGTCGCTTGGCGGTGTCCCCTACATTAAAAACAGAAAGACAATCCCATGAAGACCTACAAGTTCAAAATGTATAGCAATCACGGCAACCGTGTCTTGCACAAAACGATAGATGGACACGCTGAGATATGGAATCACTTTATAGCGTTGTATTGCCGATACTATGCTATGTACGGGACATATCCGGGTAAGAAAGCACTGACGCGACACTTAACCAAGTTGAAGCGGCTGCCCTGCTTTGCCCATTGGAATCAGTTGCCGAGTCAATCGTTGCAAGACGTAATAGACCGACTTGATAAAGCGTACTCTAAACTTGACCGCAAAAGCGGCAAGCGTTCCGGTCGTCCCCGTTTCAAGAGACGTAAACTATACAAG contains:
- the era gene encoding GTPase Era, translated to MQAQKSFKSGYVSIIGEPNVGKSTLLNGLMGEKLAIVTPKPQTTRNRITGILTTDSHQIIFLDTPGVLTPKYRLHDQMVKAAYTAIRDADLVLYMIDVNRLNSGIEEKILDELKKAAQQVILVINKIDLIPSSTLLPIIASYQEKFPFLEIIPISATTDNGVSQLHESIVKHLPKGPSYFPPDQLSDLPERFFISETIREKIFLRTNQEIPYASSVVVEEFKERPNGKIYISAMLYVERQSQKGILVGKGGKTIKRIGQLARAEIEQFLETTVFLDLRVSVKADWRRDERKLRDMGYV
- a CDS encoding proteasome accessory factor PafA2 family protein; translated protein: MSRRIFGIETEFGCMADSDGSLGSSEGTAALVRDYIFHELKLGMSDMHYRDWGEPPGNGGFLFNGGRLYIDMGHLEYATPECISLFDLIAYDRAIEQLIITILDDVGLKDDISFFKNNIDHFTGATFGCHENYQLRRDVPFYKVVIPTLLPFFVTRQIYAGAGRVGGHEEILEFGDSHHRRDDFVGYQISQRADHIVTEIYEWIQFSRAIINTRDEPLGDYTKYRRLHLLVGDSNMSEFAAALKVGTTSLILDLLEEGHRPRDMSLVNPVHAIKEISRDQTFQWIVELESGGTISAIDLQREYLDLAQKVLKGKDNDTDWVLTEWESVLDDLEADPERLIDRVDWVTKKWLLEAFMEEEGLDWTDPWIESLDLEYHHLNQDKGLFYELEREGHVKRVTTDEQIEAAIRNAPENTRAKARSYVMRYLSQHRLPCIIDWNQIYFSHEEPFEMKDPFETYDAEVEDLLKRLSQQPRPASRQTRIRLRRE